A region from the Etheostoma spectabile isolate EspeVRDwgs_2016 chromosome 9, UIUC_Espe_1.0, whole genome shotgun sequence genome encodes:
- the tmem44 gene encoding transmembrane protein 44 isoform X3 — MGGRSLTLEAQTGGHLITFYSLVEFCVDSVATCSSHGADKLCVPIGLSFLSALLLLLSCFLLVYQRCTFRGGNAGDTITFLYSLLGNMCSTTGAILSRQLHIQVLMGAFAAAIDAVSFLACCFPVLLCWNSKAERRLRMMRGRRRQHLLAVCVLMVVAGGFLKSTVSQPADRPLSVRRLLHAALQNNTEVLGYMLGLLSCVIACTSRFPALCRAYRGRMLTRTYMFSGLLCSLAGSLYAAAILLYDTQLAFLLRVMPWLLSAICCVVLDLLILVIFWWKRGSRQKLTTFSLDTESLLGGSAVPHEDNAVMKRQRKQQVLSSVRTKTENVQKMTEMGHYMDVSVQPAKKEVKLPKEEVGDRPLNRTVEVDSFCSSDYSCDSSQVSSDLEVGWGPV; from the exons ATGGGGGGACGTTCATTGACCCTAGAAGCACAGACTGGAGGACATCTCATCACTTTTTACAGTTTGGTTGAATTTTGCGTCGATTCGGTCGCTACCTGTTCCTCTCATGGCGCAGACAAACTTTGCGTCCCCATCGGTCTCAGCTTCCTGTCTGCGCTGCTGTTACTGCTGTCATGCTTTCT GCTCGTGTATCAGAGGTGCACATTTCGGGGCGGGAATGCAGGAGACACCATCACTTTCCTCTACAGCCTCCTCGGTAACATGTGCAGCACAACTGGAGCCATTCTGTCCAGACAGCTGCACATTCAG GTTTTGATGGGTGCTTTTGCTGCTGCTATTGATGCTGTCAGTTTTCTGGCATGCTGTTTCCCTGTGCTGCTGTGCTGGAACTCAAAGGCAG AAAGGAGGCTGAGGATGATGAGGGGGCGGAGGAGACAGCACCtccttgctgtgtgtgtattgatgGTGGTTGCAGGAGGTTTTCTGAAGTCCACTGTGAGTCAGCCAGCAGACAGGCCTCTCAGCGTGAGGCGACTGCTGCACGCCGCCCTGCAA AACAACACTGAAGTCCTGGGTTACATGCTTGGTCTGCTGTCCTGTGTGATCGCCTGTACCTCCAGGTTCCCTGCACTCTGCAGAGCA TACAGAGGACGGATGTTGACCAGGACCTACATGTTCTCTGGACTGCTGTGCTCACTGGCTGGTTCGCTCTATGCTGCTGCCATACTCCTCTACGACACTCAGTTGGCGTTTCTCTTAAGAGTCATGCCGTGGCTGCTGTCAGCAATATGCTGTGTCGTCCTGGACCTTCTT ATTCTTGTCATCTTCTGGTGGAAGAGAGGGAGCAGACAGAAGCTTACCACTTTTTCTTTAGACACAGAGAGCCTTTTAGGTGGCTCGGCCGTCCCCCACGAGGATAACGCTGTcatgaagagacagagaaaacagCAAGTTCTTTCATCAGTACGAACAAAA ACAGAAAATGTCCAGAAGATGACTGAGATGGGCCATTATATGGATGTCAGTGTTCAACCTGCAAAAAAA gAGGTGAAGTTGCCCAAGGAGGAAGTGGGGGACAGGCCTCTCAACAGGACGGTGGAAGTCGACAGTTTCTGCTCTTCAGATTACTCCTGTGACTCTTCACAAGTCAGC
- the lsg1 gene encoding large subunit GTPase 1 homolog produces the protein MRAVTTSEVSMGKKKAGGGSGLGRALIKERLQAGRGNKRGDSWIHTSELNDGYDWGRLNLQSVTEQSSMDDFLATAELAGTEFVAEKLNIKFVPAEARAGLITAEERTRLKKLHEDNKHFLRIPRRPHWDEGTSPDALQQAEKDSFLEWRRVLAQLEEEQKLILTPFERNLEFWRQLWRVIERSDVVVQIVDARNPLLFRCPDLELYVKEASEHKVNMLLLNKADLLTREQRRSWARHFQKEGLRAVFWSALAERDRLDAEEKGMEVEDPECEESDPEEEGQPDNEDLTKKGAAGEEEIKVAEEKEDEAGECGTDEEQQEKITVEEEDWYTCSEDGEEEGAVGSSDKPAFYNSSRLLHKDELLDVFKAVHNGPRCKEGQLTVGLVGYPNVGKSSTINTILRNKKVSVSATPGHTKHFQTLYVEPGLCLCDCPGLVMPSFVSTKAEMICSGILPIDQMRDHVPAVSHICQLIPRHVLEGTYGINIIRPREDEDPDRPPTSEELLMAYGYMRGFMTTHGQPDQSRSARYILKDYVNGKLLYCHPPSYINAEDFQPQHNKFLNRDSGGCDLSSSSTTTKKIRRIENVVDKNFFHQENVRALSKGVQSVMGYKPGSGPVGPAKPGSEAVVGKPWKKHGNHNKKEKVRRLTKHLDA, from the exons ATGCGAG CAGTGACAACGTCAGAAGTTAGTATGGGTAAGAAGAAAGCAGGCGGAGGAAGCGGACTGGGCCGAGCACTGATCAAAGAGAGACTCCAGGCAGGCCGAGGAAACAAGAGGGGCGACTCATGG ATTCACACCAGTGAGCTGAACGATGGCTATGACTGGGGGCGGCTGAACCTGCAGTCCGTGACAGAACAGAGTTCCATGGATGACTTTCTGGCCACTGCCGAACTGGCGGGAACAGAGTTTGTTGCAG AGAAACTCAACATTAAGTTTGTACCAGCGGAAGCCAGAGCAGGCTTAATAACAGCTGAGGAGCGAACCAGGCTGAAGAAGTTGCATGAAGACAACAAGCATTTCCTCAGAATTCCTCGGCG CCCCCACTGGGACGAAGGCACCAGTCCAGATGCGCTTCAGCAAGCAGAGAAAGACAGCTTCTTGGAGTGGAGACGAGTGCTTGCACA GCTAGAAGAAGAACAGAAGTTAATTCTCACCCCATTTGAGAGGAACCTGGAGTTCTGGCGACAACTGTGGAGAGTGATCGAGAGGAG tGACGTTGTCGTGCAAATTGTTGATGCCAGAAATCCTTTGCTGTTCAGATGTCCTGACCTA GAGTTGTATGTAAAGGAAGCGTCGGAGCACAAGGTGAATATGCTGTTGTTGAATAAGGCAGACCTGCTGACCAGGGAGCAGCGGCGATCCTGGGCCAGACACTTCCAGAAAGAGGGGCTTAGGGCGGTTTTCTGGTCTGCCCTggctgagagagacagactggaTGCAGAGGAAAAG GGCATGGAAGTGGAGGATCCAGAGTGTGAAGAAAGTGACCCAGAAGAGGAAGGACAGCCAGACAATGAAGACTTGACAAAAAAAGGAGCAGCTGGAGAGGAAGAGATAAAGGTGGCGGAGGAGAAGGAAGATGAGGCAGGAGAGTGTGGTACAGACGAAGAGCAGCAAGAAAAGATAACtgtagaggaggaggactgGTACACCTGCTCAGAAGACGGTGAAGAGGAAGGGGCTGTTGGTTCCTCCGATAAACCCGCGTTCTACAACTCCAGCCGTCTGCTGCATAAGGATGAGCTGCTTGACGTGTTTAAGGCTGTTCATAACGGGCCCAGGTGTAAGGAAGGACAACTGACAGTGGGACTG GTTGGGTATCCTAATGTGGGGAAAAGTTCCACCATCAACACTATTTTAAGGAACAAGAAGGTGTCTGTTTCAGCCACTCCTGGACACACTAAGCACTTTCAA ACTCTGTATGTGGAGCCAGGCCTGTGTCTCTGTGACTGCCCAGGGTTGGTCATGCCCTCCTTTGTTTCTACCAAAGCTGAGATGATCTGCTCTGGGATCCTGCCCATTGACCAGATGAGAGATCACGTACCGGCAGTCTCCCAT ATATGTCAGCTGATCCCTAGGCATGTGTTAGAAGGCACCTACGGCATCAACATCATCCGACCACGAGAAGATGAAGACCCCGACAGGCCCCCCACGTCTGAGGAGCTGCTGATGGCTTATGGAT ACATGAGAGGCTTCATGACAACGCATGGCCAACCTGATCAATCCAGATCAGCTCGGTACATCCTGAAGGATTATGTCAAC GGAAAGCTTCTGTACTGCCATCCTCCTTCATATATTAATGCTGAAGACTTCCAGCCGCAGCACAACAAGTTCCTGAATAGAGACTCGGGCGGCTGTgacctctcctcttcctccacaacAACAAAGAAGATCCGGAGAATTGAAAATGTGGTAGACAAGAACTTCTTCCATCAG GAGAATGTGCGGGCGCTCTCTAAGGGGGTTCAGTCTGTCATGGGCTACAAGCCAGGCAGCGGACCTGTTGGCCCCGCAAAACCTGGATCAGAGGCAGTGGTGGGAAAACCCTGGAAAAAACACGGCAACCACAACAAGAAGGAGAAAGTACGCCGTCTTACAAAGCATCTGGACGCCTGA
- the fam43a gene encoding protein FAM43A: MLPWKKNKFDLIEQDKQSKQKGYAVSLNYSALTSFAKSCPESALNRVGSMFKSKRKKVKITSDDPTYTVLYLGNATTIQSKGDGCTDVAVSKIWGKSEMGKNGTKMRLTISSQGIRMVHMDDKARRPGHLYLLHRITYCVADPRLPKIFAWVYRHEMKHKAVMLRCHAVLVSKPEKAKAMALLLYQTSATALAEFKRLKRRDDARHQQQQLIGEQTIPLVPIRKLLNGQCYYKPPVERSRSAPKLGSISEDLVGEEEEEKAMHFECEDILDTDEDCVANGKQEWTQIINDLGEMSIGNDVRTLKADLRVTRLLSGESTGSESSIESNQEPPPVTNGFEEVKVQEIA; this comes from the coding sequence ATGCTGCCTTGGAAAAAGAATAAGTTCGACCTGATTGAGCAAGACAAGCAGTCCAAGCAGAAGGGCTATGCGGTGAGCCTCAACTACTCTGCGCTCACCTCTTTCGCCAAGTCCTGCCCAGAGAGCGCACTCAACAGGGTGGGCAGCATGTTCAAGTCAAAGAGGAAAAAGGTGAAGATCACCAGTGATGACCCCACATACACGGTGCTCTACCTGGGGAATGCCACTACCATCCAGTCCAAAGGGGACGGCTGCACGGACGTGGCAGTGAGCAAGATCTGGGGCAAAAGCGAAATGGGCAAGAACGGTACCAAGATGAGGCTGACCATCAGTTCGCAGGGCATCCGGATGGTGCATATGGACGACAAGGCCAGGAGGCCGGGACATTTGTACTTGCTGCACCGGATAACCTACTGTGTCGCGGACCCGAGGCTACCGAAGATTTTCGCCTGGGTTTACAGGCACGAAATGAAGCACAAGGCCGTGATGTTGCGCTGCCACGCAGTGCTGGTGTCCAAGCCGGAGAAAGCAAAGGCCATGGCGCTGCTGCTGTACCAGACCTCGGCCACGGCCCTGGCTGAGTTCAAAAGACTTAAACGGAGGGACGATGCAAggcaccagcagcagcagctcataGGGGAACAAACCATCCCATTGGTCCCCATCAGGAAGCTGCTGAACGGACAGTGTTACTACAAACCCCCGGTGGAGCGCAGCCGGAGCGCGCCCAAACTGGGCTCCATCTCAGAGGACTTGGtcggggaggaggaggaggagaaagcgATGCACTTTGAGTGTGAGGACATTCTGGACACGGACGAGGATTGTGTTGCCAACGGTAAACAGGAGTGGACTCAGATAATTAACGATTTGGGAGAGATGAGCATAGGAAACGATGTGCGGACACTTAAAGCTGACCTCAGAGTCACCAGACTTCTGTCTGGAGAGAGCACGGGCAGTGAGTCCTCAATAGAGAGCAACCAGGAGCCCCCACCGGTCACTAACGGGTTTGAAGAGGTAAAGGTGCAGGAAATTGCCTGA